The Metabacillus schmidteae genome includes a region encoding these proteins:
- a CDS encoding mannitol-1-phosphate 5-dehydrogenase produces the protein MKAVHFGAGNIGRGFIGLLLHQSGYSVEFVDVNEALIDELNKEKAYRVMLANEEKQEFFVENVSGINSQQNPDAVVEAISKADIVTTAVGPNILKFVAPLIAEGLKKRKQMSGGTVNVIACENMVGGSSELKKHVVEKLGAEEIAWVEENIGFPNSAVDRIVPNQNNERLLDVLVEPFHEWVIDSTGIKGAQPKIEEALFVENLQAYIERKLFTVNTGHAATAYLGNLAGYKTIAEAIAQDDVKQDVLGTLSETGKVLTAKYGFDADQHGAYIEKIIGRFANPYIVDDVQRVGRAPLRKLGAKDRLVAPALEYIDQFDGDVPANLVKVIVAALQFVSDEDQESLTLKQKVDEKGAAAAFSEVSGLAMDHPLVVSVAEKF, from the coding sequence TTGAAGGCTGTTCATTTCGGAGCCGGTAATATCGGAAGAGGCTTTATCGGCCTATTGCTTCATCAATCAGGCTATTCGGTAGAATTTGTTGATGTTAATGAAGCATTAATCGATGAGTTAAACAAAGAAAAAGCGTACCGGGTAATGCTGGCGAACGAGGAGAAGCAGGAGTTTTTTGTTGAGAATGTTTCAGGTATTAATAGTCAGCAAAATCCTGATGCTGTTGTTGAGGCGATCTCAAAAGCGGATATCGTAACAACAGCAGTTGGTCCAAATATTTTAAAATTCGTTGCACCGCTTATTGCAGAAGGGCTGAAGAAACGAAAGCAGATGAGTGGCGGAACAGTGAATGTCATCGCATGTGAAAACATGGTTGGCGGAAGCAGTGAGCTTAAAAAGCATGTTGTTGAAAAACTTGGTGCTGAAGAAATCGCTTGGGTTGAAGAAAATATCGGCTTCCCGAACTCAGCAGTAGACCGCATTGTTCCAAACCAAAACAACGAACGCTTACTTGATGTATTAGTAGAACCTTTCCATGAATGGGTCATTGATTCAACTGGAATTAAAGGTGCGCAACCTAAGATCGAAGAAGCGCTGTTTGTGGAAAATCTTCAAGCCTATATCGAGCGTAAACTATTTACTGTGAACACAGGTCATGCTGCAACAGCATATCTAGGCAACTTAGCCGGATATAAAACAATCGCTGAAGCCATTGCTCAAGATGATGTGAAGCAGGACGTACTCGGCACACTTAGTGAGACAGGAAAAGTACTCACAGCAAAATACGGTTTTGACGCAGATCAGCATGGAGCTTACATCGAGAAAATCATCGGACGCTTTGCAAACCCGTATATTGTCGATGATGTACAAAGGGTAGGAAGAGCACCTCTACGTAAGCTTGGAGCAAAAGATCGCTTAGTTGCGCCGGCACTTGAGTATATAGACCAATTCGATGGTGACGTACCAGCGAACCTCGTGAAGGTCATCGTTGCAGCACTACAATTTGTTTCTGACGAGGATCAGGAATCACTAACTCTTAAGCAGAAGGTCGACGAAAAAGGCGCTGCTGCCGCGTTTAGTGAGGTTTCAGGTTTAGCAATGGACCATCCGTTAGTTGTGAGCGTAGCGGAGAAGTTTTAA
- a CDS encoding peptide chain release factor 3 produces the protein MSLQQEINKRRTFAIISHPDAGKTTLTEKLLFFGQIIRSTGTVKGKKSGKFAASDWMEIEKKRGISVTSSVMSFPYHEFHVNILDTPGHEDFSEDTYRTLTAVDSVVMIIDSTKGVEPQTIKLFKVCRMRGIPIFTFINKLDREGRDPLDLLSEIEEVLGIESYPMNWPIGSGKRFLGIHDRFNKQFVRFKGDEEEEVIPLSELSSTDIEENPIYQDTMGELELLEEAGNEFSPERVEKGELTPVFFGSALANFGVQTFFDTFLQFAAKPQPRKTDQGLVEPEKDQFSGYIFKIQANMNPAHRDRIAFFRVCSGKFERGMSVNLSRTNKTIKLNQTQAFMAKDRDTVDEAYPGDIIGIYDPNIYQIGDTLIGGKDSYEYEELPQFPPELFKRVQAKNVMKAKQFRKGIEQLVQEGAIQLYRQELNDSIILGAVGQLQFEVFEYRMKAEYNVEIEFTSLGERIPRWIKSEKFEKRFFDSRSMLVRDRFGAYAVLFENEFTLRYFLENQKDIELVDLLEENDYQGVTSQK, from the coding sequence ATGAGTTTACAACAGGAAATAAATAAACGACGTACGTTTGCGATCATTTCCCACCCGGATGCAGGGAAAACAACGCTAACAGAAAAACTGCTTTTCTTTGGTCAAATTATCCGTTCAACAGGAACAGTTAAAGGGAAAAAATCAGGGAAATTTGCGGCATCCGACTGGATGGAAATCGAAAAAAAACGTGGAATATCCGTAACATCAAGTGTAATGAGCTTTCCATATCATGAATTCCATGTAAACATACTGGATACACCGGGACACGAAGATTTCAGTGAAGACACATACCGTACACTAACAGCGGTTGATAGTGTTGTCATGATCATTGATTCAACAAAGGGTGTTGAGCCTCAAACGATTAAACTTTTTAAAGTATGTCGAATGAGAGGAATTCCAATTTTCACGTTTATTAATAAGCTGGACCGTGAAGGAAGAGATCCTTTGGATTTGCTTTCTGAAATTGAAGAAGTATTAGGGATTGAATCATATCCAATGAACTGGCCAATCGGCAGTGGAAAACGTTTCTTAGGTATCCATGACCGCTTTAATAAGCAATTTGTTCGCTTCAAAGGTGATGAGGAAGAAGAAGTGATTCCGTTAAGCGAGCTTTCTTCAACAGATATTGAAGAAAATCCAATCTATCAAGATACAATGGGTGAGCTGGAACTGCTTGAAGAAGCAGGAAATGAGTTTTCGCCTGAGCGAGTGGAAAAAGGGGAGCTAACACCTGTTTTCTTTGGTAGTGCACTTGCTAATTTTGGTGTGCAAACCTTTTTTGATACATTTTTGCAATTTGCTGCAAAACCACAGCCGCGTAAAACAGATCAAGGCTTAGTTGAGCCGGAAAAAGATCAGTTCTCAGGCTATATCTTTAAAATTCAAGCAAATATGAACCCGGCACACCGTGACAGAATCGCCTTCTTCCGAGTATGTTCCGGTAAATTCGAACGTGGAATGAGTGTAAACTTAAGTCGTACGAATAAAACGATTAAGTTGAACCAAACGCAAGCCTTTATGGCAAAAGACCGTGACACTGTAGACGAGGCTTATCCTGGTGATATTATTGGGATTTATGATCCAAATATTTATCAAATTGGCGACACGTTAATCGGTGGTAAAGACTCTTATGAATATGAAGAGCTGCCTCAATTCCCACCAGAGCTATTCAAACGTGTTCAGGCGAAAAACGTCATGAAAGCAAAGCAATTCCGAAAAGGAATAGAACAGCTTGTTCAAGAAGGAGCTATTCAATTATACCGCCAAGAGTTGAATGACTCGATCATCCTTGGCGCAGTTGGTCAGCTTCAATTTGAAGTGTTTGAATACCGAATGAAGGCTGAATATAATGTGGAAATTGAATTCACCTCACTTGGAGAACGAATTCCAAGATGGATTAAAAGCGAGAAGTTTGAGAAGCGCTTCTTTGATTCAAGAAGCATGCTTGTTCGTGATCGCTTTGGTGCCTATGCGGTACTGTTTGAAAATGAATTTACATTACGTTACTTTTTAGAAAATCAAAAAGACATTGAGTTAGTCGATTTATTAGAAGAAAATGACTATCAAGGTGTGACATCACAGAAATAA
- the cls gene encoding cardiolipin synthase, translated as MEIGSILIGFIVLLNTFFAIVMIFRERRDATSSWAWLLVLFFIPLLGFLLYLLFGQNLSRYRMFQWEDRKKLGIDKLLATQLEEIRKNTFSFKSETAEKYKQMINMHVLNNDALLTDDNEVEIFTDGNEKFETLLNDIEQATHHIHLQYYILKKDELGKRLVAALTRKAEQGVKVRVLYDDLGSRSLRPKFFKELRKAEGEVEVFFPSKLRWINLRLNYRNHRKLVIIDGEIGYVGGFNVGDEYLGLDPSFGYWRDTHLKIQGTAVHAIQARFILDWNQATEKRMISYSPELFPVPQTTGGSSLQIVTSGPDSEWEQIKNGYMKMITSAKESICIQTPYFIPDASILDALKIACLSGVEVKVMIPDKPDHPFVYWATLSYAGELLKSGANVYIYENGFIHAKSIVVDHEIASVGTANIDMRSFKLNFEVNAFLYDVDIATKLHDSFIQDMEKSRQLTLEAYVQRSRGIRIKESVSRLLSPIL; from the coding sequence ATGGAAATTGGTTCAATCTTAATCGGGTTTATTGTCCTTTTAAATACGTTCTTTGCGATTGTTATGATTTTTAGAGAAAGAAGAGATGCCACATCGTCTTGGGCATGGCTGTTGGTGTTGTTCTTTATCCCGTTATTAGGATTTTTATTGTATCTTCTATTCGGACAAAATTTAAGTCGATATCGAATGTTTCAATGGGAGGATCGAAAAAAACTCGGAATCGATAAGCTGCTTGCTACTCAGCTGGAGGAAATCAGAAAAAATACCTTCAGTTTTAAAAGTGAGACTGCTGAAAAATACAAGCAAATGATTAACATGCATGTGCTCAATAATGATGCATTGTTAACAGACGATAATGAAGTAGAGATTTTTACAGATGGAAATGAGAAGTTCGAAACGTTATTGAACGATATTGAACAGGCAACACATCATATTCACTTGCAATATTATATTTTGAAAAAAGATGAGCTTGGCAAACGTTTAGTCGCGGCATTAACAAGGAAAGCAGAGCAAGGAGTGAAGGTCAGGGTTTTATACGATGATTTAGGATCAAGAAGCCTGAGACCAAAGTTTTTCAAAGAACTACGTAAGGCTGAAGGGGAGGTCGAAGTATTTTTTCCTTCGAAACTTAGATGGATCAATTTGAGACTCAATTATCGAAACCACCGAAAATTAGTGATCATTGACGGTGAAATCGGTTATGTTGGCGGTTTTAATGTGGGGGATGAATATCTAGGGCTTGACCCTTCCTTTGGCTATTGGCGTGACACACATCTTAAAATTCAAGGAACAGCGGTTCATGCCATTCAAGCCCGATTTATCCTTGATTGGAATCAAGCGACAGAAAAGCGGATGATTTCATACAGCCCTGAATTATTTCCAGTGCCGCAAACAACAGGTGGGAGCAGCTTACAAATTGTGACGAGCGGCCCTGATTCTGAATGGGAGCAAATTAAAAATGGATATATGAAGATGATTACATCAGCTAAGGAGTCCATATGTATCCAAACACCTTACTTTATTCCTGATGCCAGTATTTTAGACGCGCTAAAGATTGCCTGTTTATCAGGTGTAGAAGTAAAGGTAATGATTCCGGATAAGCCTGATCACCCCTTTGTCTATTGGGCAACTCTTTCATACGCAGGGGAGCTCTTAAAATCCGGTGCCAATGTTTACATTTATGAAAATGGCTTTATCCATGCAAAAAGTATTGTCGTTGATCATGAGATTGCCTCAGTCGGAACAGCAAATATTGATATGAGAAGCTTTAAATTGAATTTCGAAGTGAATGCATTTTTGTATGATGTTGACATTGCTACAAAGCTGCATGACTCCTTTATCCAGGATATGGAGAAATCAAGACAATTAACGTTAGAGGCTTATGTTCAGCGTTCAAGAGGTATTCGGATTAAAGAATCTGTCTCACGATTGCTTTCACCAATCCTATAA
- a CDS encoding inorganic phosphate transporter, whose protein sequence is MDVTLMITILIVVGALVFDFINGFHDTANAIATSVSTKALQPKHAIILASLMNFIGALTFTGVAKTITTGIVDPFTLHNGSIVILAALISAIAWNLITWYYGIPSSSSHAIIGSIVGAAIAASGFGSINYSGFSKIVQSLILSPILAFIIGYVVFSIFKVLFRNHSLTKSNNRFRRIQIVTAAFQAYTHGTNDAQKAMGIITLALIANNYHKTMDIPVWVQVSCALAMALGTSVGGWRIIQTVGNKIMKIRPVSGVAADVSSASIILGATFMHLPVSTTHVISSSILGVGASNRIKGVNWGTAQAMVFTWIVTLPASAVLSGIVYYFLNFIL, encoded by the coding sequence ATGGATGTAACATTAATGATTACAATATTGATTGTCGTTGGGGCCCTGGTGTTTGATTTTATAAATGGCTTTCATGATACGGCAAATGCGATCGCAACAAGTGTTTCGACAAAAGCTTTACAGCCAAAACATGCAATCATTTTAGCATCGTTAATGAATTTTATCGGTGCCCTTACGTTTACAGGAGTTGCCAAAACAATTACAACCGGAATTGTTGATCCATTTACACTACATAACGGCTCTATCGTCATTCTAGCAGCGCTTATTTCGGCGATTGCCTGGAATCTTATCACATGGTATTACGGTATACCGAGTAGTTCCTCACATGCCATTATCGGGTCTATTGTTGGAGCGGCCATTGCAGCTTCAGGGTTTGGCAGTATCAATTATTCAGGTTTTTCAAAGATTGTACAGTCACTTATTTTATCACCAATCCTTGCATTCATAATTGGATATGTGGTATTTAGTATTTTTAAGGTTTTATTTAGAAATCATTCTTTGACAAAATCCAATAACCGATTTCGAAGAATTCAAATTGTTACGGCTGCGTTTCAGGCTTATACACATGGTACAAATGATGCCCAAAAAGCGATGGGAATTATTACACTTGCCTTAATTGCCAACAACTATCATAAGACAATGGATATTCCGGTATGGGTCCAGGTCTCATGTGCGCTTGCGATGGCGCTTGGAACATCAGTAGGTGGTTGGAGAATAATACAAACAGTTGGAAATAAAATTATGAAGATCAGACCAGTAAGCGGAGTTGCTGCAGATGTATCTTCTGCTTCCATTATCTTAGGAGCAACCTTTATGCATCTTCCGGTCAGCACCACACATGTGATTTCTTCATCTATTCTTGGAGTGGGAGCTTCAAATCGGATAAAAGGGGTTAATTGGGGAACCGCACAAGCCATGGTCTTTACATGGATTGTTACACTTCCTGCATCAGCGGTTTTGTCGGGAATAGTTTATTATTTTCTTAACTTCATCCTTTAA
- a CDS encoding aminotransferase class I/II-fold pyridoxal phosphate-dependent enzyme, with product MNELAQALNQAIKEDNEHVYNMLSQLGKEMFYPKGILSQSAEAGKKAHRFNATIGIATENNQPMHFQHLQDLFDGKVTPKDLYPYAPPQGKEELRKVWQEKIFKDSPSLNKDVVGSPIVTNALTHGLSIAADLFADEGTPVIVPDKYWGNYNITFKTRRGATVETFPLFNEENGFNTAGLKATIDAQKSAEKVIVLLNFPNNPTGYTPLESEAKEIAAVLTEAAEEGLNIVVLIDDAYFGLFYEDSMTESIFSYLADAHDRILAVKIDGATKENYVWGFRVGFITYASKSANVLNALEQKTKGLIRGTISSSSHPSQSLILQSLKSDEFAVEKEQKFALMKSRADKTKEVLAKEEYQKYWTYYPFNSGYFMCLKLHNIDAEELRLHLLDKYGVGTISINSTDLRIAFSCVEAEDIEELFDLIAQGAADLQ from the coding sequence ATGAATGAATTAGCACAAGCTTTAAATCAAGCAATCAAAGAAGATAACGAACACGTTTATAACATGTTGTCTCAGCTTGGAAAGGAAATGTTCTATCCAAAAGGCATCTTAAGTCAATCAGCAGAAGCAGGAAAAAAAGCTCATCGCTTTAATGCAACAATCGGTATTGCAACAGAAAACAATCAGCCTATGCACTTTCAACATTTGCAAGACCTTTTTGACGGTAAAGTAACACCTAAAGACCTTTACCCTTATGCACCACCTCAAGGAAAAGAAGAATTACGTAAAGTATGGCAGGAAAAAATCTTTAAAGATAGCCCAAGTTTAAATAAAGATGTAGTTGGTTCACCAATCGTCACAAATGCCCTTACTCACGGCTTAAGTATTGCAGCAGACTTATTTGCTGATGAAGGTACACCGGTAATTGTACCTGATAAGTATTGGGGGAATTATAACATCACATTTAAAACACGTCGCGGTGCAACTGTGGAAACCTTCCCATTATTTAATGAAGAAAATGGGTTTAACACAGCAGGTTTAAAAGCAACAATTGATGCACAAAAATCAGCTGAAAAAGTGATTGTTCTTCTAAACTTCCCGAACAACCCGACTGGTTACACACCGCTTGAGTCTGAAGCAAAGGAAATTGCAGCAGTTCTAACAGAAGCTGCAGAAGAAGGCTTAAACATTGTTGTGCTGATCGATGATGCTTACTTCGGATTATTTTACGAAGATTCAATGACTGAATCAATTTTCAGTTACTTGGCAGATGCGCATGATCGTATTTTAGCAGTGAAAATTGACGGGGCAACAAAAGAAAATTATGTATGGGGCTTCCGTGTTGGATTTATCACATATGCAAGCAAATCAGCAAACGTGCTGAATGCATTAGAGCAAAAAACAAAAGGCTTAATTAGAGGAACAATTTCAAGCAGCTCACACCCTTCTCAATCGCTTATTTTACAGTCATTAAAATCAGACGAATTTGCGGTTGAAAAAGAACAGAAATTTGCTTTAATGAAAAGCCGTGCGGACAAAACTAAAGAAGTTTTGGCAAAAGAAGAATATCAAAAATACTGGACTTACTATCCGTTTAACTCAGGCTATTTTATGTGCTTGAAGCTTCACAATATTGATGCAGAGGAATTACGTTTACATCTATTAGATAAATATGGAGTTGGAACAATTTCCATTAACTCAACTGACTTACGTATTGCATTCTCTTGTGTAGAAGCTGAGGATATTGAAGAATTATTTGACTTAATCGCTCAAGGTGCTGCTGATTTGCAGTAG
- a CDS encoding GNAT family N-acetyltransferase has protein sequence MNLEKATLSDLDDVSVLFNKYRIFYGQPSDLEGAKAFIKERMEQKESTIFLAKSNDGIPAGFVQLYPIFTSVGMRRKWLLNDLFVSEDFRRLGVGKALMNQAKEFAIETNTAGILLETTKDNVNAQALYESVGYEKEDTVYFYNLSL, from the coding sequence GTGAACTTAGAAAAAGCAACACTATCTGATTTGGATGATGTATCTGTATTGTTTAATAAGTACCGTATCTTTTATGGACAACCATCTGATCTTGAAGGGGCAAAGGCTTTTATCAAGGAAAGAATGGAGCAAAAGGAATCAACGATATTCCTGGCAAAAAGCAACGATGGAATTCCTGCTGGATTTGTCCAGCTTTACCCGATTTTTACTTCAGTAGGGATGAGGAGAAAATGGCTGCTTAATGATTTGTTTGTTTCTGAAGACTTTCGACGTCTTGGAGTAGGAAAAGCACTAATGAATCAAGCAAAGGAATTTGCGATTGAAACGAATACAGCAGGAATTTTATTAGAAACAACCAAAGACAATGTAAATGCACAGGCTCTCTACGAAAGTGTCGGCTATGAAAAAGAGGATACTGTGTATTTTTACAATTTATCACTATAA
- a CDS encoding CapA family protein: protein MKKVISLVVLFLIVCGLGLYFGKIVSAPEQNIVKVEDKRNQQIVKKEEKIEGKITTTTASLSAIGDILIHDRVYEPAQIGEGTYDFTPHLKNVQSLLKEADITIANQESMIGGTEIGLSTYPAFNSPYEVGDELKESGIDLVTLANNHTLDRGEKAIQSAISHWNQLGIPYTGAFLSEEDKSNIRTIEKNDIVFSFLAYTYGTNGIETPKNKPYLVNRIEESNIKQDIEKAGAISDVVVVSLHFGKEYERMPNEEQKQLALNTANAGADIIIGHHPHVLQPVEWIEREDGKRSFVAYSLGNFFTGQNEDYKDIGGVLKINAEKNLKSGEITIKEPSFVPTFVNKEYHVYPLEQVPDKEKVYEEIIKHMKTWVPELTFSFT, encoded by the coding sequence ATGAAAAAGGTAATCTCATTAGTAGTACTATTTCTTATAGTCTGTGGTCTAGGCTTATATTTTGGCAAGATAGTATCAGCGCCTGAACAGAACATTGTCAAAGTGGAAGATAAAAGGAATCAACAAATTGTTAAGAAAGAAGAGAAAATAGAGGGAAAAATTACAACTACTACTGCTTCTCTTTCGGCTATAGGTGATATTTTAATTCATGACCGCGTGTATGAACCTGCCCAAATTGGTGAGGGAACATATGATTTTACACCTCATCTGAAAAATGTTCAGTCACTATTAAAAGAAGCCGATATTACCATTGCTAACCAAGAATCAATGATTGGCGGAACGGAGATTGGGCTTTCGACCTATCCTGCATTTAATAGTCCTTATGAAGTTGGGGACGAATTAAAAGAAAGTGGTATAGATCTAGTGACACTAGCCAACAACCATACATTGGATAGGGGAGAAAAGGCAATCCAAAGTGCCATTTCCCATTGGAATCAATTAGGGATTCCTTATACCGGTGCTTTTTTATCGGAAGAAGATAAAAGTAACATTCGAACAATTGAAAAGAATGATATTGTTTTTTCATTCTTGGCCTATACATACGGCACAAATGGGATTGAAACTCCGAAGAATAAACCATACTTAGTAAATAGAATTGAAGAAAGTAACATAAAACAAGATATTGAAAAAGCTGGTGCTATATCAGATGTAGTAGTGGTAAGTCTTCATTTTGGAAAAGAATATGAAAGAATGCCAAATGAGGAACAAAAGCAGCTAGCACTCAACACAGCAAACGCGGGAGCAGACATTATCATTGGACATCACCCACATGTTCTTCAGCCCGTGGAATGGATCGAAAGGGAAGATGGAAAGCGCTCTTTTGTTGCGTATTCCCTCGGTAACTTTTTTACAGGGCAAAATGAAGATTACAAGGACATCGGTGGCGTTTTAAAAATTAACGCTGAAAAAAATCTAAAAAGCGGTGAAATTACCATAAAGGAACCATCATTCGTCCCAACCTTTGTGAATAAGGAATATCATGTTTATCCTCTCGAACAAGTCCCTGACAAAGAAAAGGTATACGAAGAAATCATAAAGCATATGAAAACATGGGTACCAGAACTGACATTTTCCTTTACATGA
- a CDS encoding DUF47 domain-containing protein has translation MFSKGKKDKFSDLLLNIISNLQQTTKFCVEQDISNHHELQIFLENVKEFESAGDEFIQRITKELNQTFITPIDREDILQLALHIDDVLDGIEHIAALFEMYSVTSLTDQMKKFLSITHQCAAEISEAVTLLSLKKLQSIPAHSLKLKEHEANSDNLLRTAVKNLFATEKDPIKIIQYKDIYESLEGIVDNCRKVAITLDSIVMKNA, from the coding sequence ATGTTTTCTAAAGGAAAAAAAGATAAATTTTCAGATCTGTTATTAAACATAATAAGCAATCTTCAACAAACAACAAAGTTTTGTGTTGAACAAGATATCTCAAACCATCATGAGTTGCAAATTTTTTTGGAAAATGTAAAAGAATTTGAATCAGCTGGTGATGAATTCATTCAACGTATTACAAAGGAGCTCAATCAGACATTTATTACACCGATTGACCGGGAAGATATTTTACAGCTTGCCCTGCATATTGATGATGTGTTGGACGGAATTGAACATATTGCCGCATTGTTTGAGATGTACTCGGTGACCAGCTTAACTGATCAAATGAAAAAGTTTTTGAGCATTACTCATCAATGTGCAGCAGAGATTTCAGAGGCAGTGACTTTACTGTCTTTAAAGAAACTACAGTCTATTCCAGCACATTCATTAAAATTAAAAGAGCATGAAGCAAACAGTGATAATTTGCTTCGGACAGCAGTAAAAAATTTATTCGCAACTGAAAAGGATCCGATCAAAATCATTCAATATAAAGACATTTATGAGTCGCTTGAAGGCATCGTTGATAACTGTCGGAAGGTTGCCATTACATTGGATAGCATTGTCATGAAAAATGCATAA
- a CDS encoding CsbA family protein yields MVLKVILAIIMPFLLVLLFTRVSYNHYVGIALTAALLIASYMKGYTHGPSIFFIDIVSLGVGFFFARKMKEDLVKKK; encoded by the coding sequence ATGGTTTTAAAAGTCATATTAGCAATCATTATGCCTTTTCTACTTGTCCTTCTTTTTACACGGGTAAGCTATAATCATTATGTTGGGATAGCATTAACAGCGGCTTTGCTTATTGCCTCCTATATGAAAGGTTACACACATGGTCCAAGCATCTTCTTTATTGACATCGTCTCACTTGGTGTCGGCTTTTTCTTTGCGAGAAAGATGAAGGAGGACCTGGTGAAGAAGAAATAG